One Eubacteriales bacterium mix99 genomic window carries:
- a CDS encoding family 78 glycoside hydrolase catalytic domain codes for MAPRKKTRNAYWIGVPEEACQAAGISVGRNTNTTAYFRYAFHVTRPTGLKFRISANSRYRLWINGRPVASGPCKGDSWRQYYDTIDASGYLQSGLNCIAVKVLAYPAYAAKDEGMNPAPLSVMTNGAGPALMVEGTCRKGKGRILADIATGYGKWLVSLDNATEWVACPENFWMGASEKVNGNRLPYGWKTLPDPEGRWFRAKCEWMAAGDPNDAIHGILPPMPLKERPIPMLSETKRFFHREMPLGHADGELSGKPAESLSFPALDHDDMAVSLKPMRRYVTVLDAGELTTGFLILRLRGGADSSIHIRYAESFCRTTEDGGVKKEIRDDSEHGILPGHEDVYLPAGREEQETYEPFWFRTFRFVRLEVNTGADPMSLYPLTFLETGYPLDVITNVESSASWVNGVWDISLRTLKRCMHETYEDCPYYEQLQYAMDTRSQILFTYMISGDTQLAEKAMEDFRCSLMPNGLLQSRYPSRQPQVIPIFNIYFIFMVEDYYWQTGKVDLIRKYRSVIDGILEWFQGRIGSSGLIEDLGYWPFVDWVNGWDHGVPAAVEKGPATVHSLLYAAGLQSAARQNELTGRKYMAAEYEERSRGILQQVESQCWSNSQGLFKEGPKVSEFSQHTQVWAVLSGLVRGKRAKSMMMKCLALDDIYICSYSMRFYLLRALEKTDLYDRSESIWEDWQKMLEQHLTTCPEDDVNMRSDCHGWSALALYEFPRCILGVKPLEPGWAKIGIEPHVLSLPDFSGSVVTPKGVVQVSWEKQDEHFSISGHVPDGIPLELYLPDGTKQLYLQGGPFEF; via the coding sequence ATGGCTCCAAGAAAAAAAACGAGGAATGCCTATTGGATCGGAGTGCCGGAGGAAGCCTGTCAGGCTGCCGGCATATCGGTTGGTCGGAATACAAATACAACAGCTTATTTTCGTTATGCATTTCATGTGACCCGGCCCACGGGACTGAAGTTCAGAATCAGTGCAAACAGCAGGTATCGGCTGTGGATCAATGGGCGTCCTGTTGCCTCCGGCCCCTGCAAAGGGGATTCCTGGCGGCAGTATTACGATACGATAGATGCATCCGGGTATCTTCAATCCGGTCTGAACTGTATTGCAGTCAAGGTGCTTGCCTATCCTGCCTATGCAGCAAAGGACGAAGGGATGAATCCGGCACCGCTTTCCGTCATGACAAACGGAGCGGGGCCCGCACTGATGGTGGAGGGGACCTGCCGGAAGGGAAAGGGCAGGATCCTTGCCGATATTGCGACGGGCTATGGGAAATGGCTTGTTTCCCTGGACAATGCAACTGAATGGGTCGCCTGTCCGGAGAATTTCTGGATGGGAGCATCCGAGAAGGTAAACGGAAACCGTCTCCCCTATGGATGGAAGACGCTTCCCGATCCGGAGGGGCGCTGGTTCCGGGCAAAATGTGAATGGATGGCTGCAGGGGATCCCAATGATGCCATTCATGGGATTCTGCCGCCTATGCCTCTGAAGGAACGGCCGATCCCCATGCTTTCGGAAACGAAGCGCTTTTTCCATCGGGAAATGCCCCTGGGCCATGCAGACGGGGAGTTGTCCGGCAAGCCGGCGGAGTCTTTGTCTTTTCCTGCTCTGGATCACGACGATATGGCAGTTTCACTGAAACCCATGCGTCGGTATGTGACGGTTCTGGATGCGGGAGAGCTGACGACCGGTTTCCTGATTCTGCGGCTGCGGGGCGGAGCAGACAGCTCCATCCATATCCGCTATGCGGAAAGCTTTTGTCGGACAACGGAAGACGGCGGGGTAAAAAAGGAAATACGGGATGATTCGGAACACGGCATTCTGCCGGGGCATGAGGATGTTTATCTGCCGGCCGGCAGGGAGGAACAGGAGACATATGAGCCTTTCTGGTTCCGTACCTTCCGCTTTGTCCGGCTGGAGGTGAACACAGGTGCAGATCCCATGAGCCTTTATCCTCTGACGTTTCTGGAAACCGGATACCCTTTGGATGTCATAACCAATGTGGAGTCCTCCGCTTCCTGGGTCAACGGGGTATGGGATATCAGCCTGCGGACGCTGAAGCGCTGCATGCATGAGACTTACGAGGACTGCCCGTATTATGAGCAGCTTCAGTATGCGATGGATACCCGTTCGCAGATCCTGTTCACCTATATGATAAGCGGAGATACGCAGCTCGCCGAAAAGGCCATGGAGGATTTCCGCTGCTCCCTGATGCCAAACGGACTGCTTCAGTCCCGCTATCCGTCCAGGCAGCCACAGGTGATCCCGATATTCAACATCTACTTTATTTTCATGGTGGAGGATTATTATTGGCAGACCGGAAAAGTGGATTTGATCCGGAAATACCGTTCGGTCATCGACGGGATTCTGGAATGGTTCCAGGGCCGGATCGGGAGTTCCGGTTTGATTGAGGATCTGGGATACTGGCCCTTTGTGGACTGGGTCAACGGATGGGATCATGGTGTTCCGGCGGCAGTTGAAAAGGGGCCGGCTACGGTTCACAGCCTGCTGTACGCGGCAGGATTGCAGTCTGCAGCACGACAAAATGAGCTGACCGGCAGAAAGTATATGGCGGCAGAGTATGAGGAACGTTCCCGCGGGATTCTTCAGCAGGTGGAAAGCCAGTGCTGGAGCAACAGCCAGGGTCTGTTCAAGGAAGGGCCGAAGGTTTCGGAGTTCAGCCAGCATACGCAGGTTTGGGCAGTTCTTTCAGGACTGGTCCGGGGAAAACGGGCAAAGAGCATGATGATGAAGTGCCTTGCATTGGATGATATCTATATCTGCTCCTATTCCATGCGGTTTTATCTGCTTCGGGCTTTGGAAAAGACGGATTTGTACGACCGGAGCGAAAGCATATGGGAGGACTGGCAGAAAATGCTGGAGCAGCATCTGACGACATGCCCGGAAGATGATGTGAATATGAGAAGCGATTGCCACGGCTGGAGTGCCCTGGCCCTGTATGAATTCCCACGTTGTATTCTTGGGGTAAAGCCTCTGGAGCCGGGATGGGCAAAGATCGGCATTGAGCCGCATGTGTTGTCCCTGCCTGACTTCAGCGGAAGTGTGGTGACTCCGAAGGGAGTGGTTCAGGTTTCCTGGGAGAAGCAGGACGAGCACTTTTCTATATCCGGTCATGTACCGGACGGGATTCCGCTGGAGCTGTATTTGCCCGACGGGACCAAGCAGCTTTATCTTCAGGGCGGTCCCTTTGAATTTTAA
- the ddlA gene encoding D-alanine--D-alanine ligase, translated as MKKIRLGIIFGGKSPEHEVSLQSAKNILSALDQEKYEPILIGIDKTGRWYRFDSSEALLSGDPGKIPLSSSGEELALVPGVDSSQLIHLADRSNPGQIDVAFPVLHGTYGEDGTVQGMLKLANIPFVGASVLGSAVGMDKDVTKRLLKSDGIPVADFRAFGYGEQKDVDFEEISEKLGMPVFVKPANMGSSVGVSKAYDRKGLKEAIQKAFRYDTKIIIEENISGRELECSVLGNENPIASLPGEILPRMEFYTYEAKYMDENGAALEIPARLSGQETERVRECALRAYRSLCCEGMARVDLFRKENGEIVVNEINTIPGFTRISMYPKLWEVSGLSYGELIDRLIGLALERFKREQALKTNVEI; from the coding sequence TTGAAAAAAATCAGACTAGGTATCATTTTTGGGGGGAAATCCCCGGAGCATGAGGTTTCCCTGCAGTCTGCAAAGAATATACTTTCTGCATTGGATCAGGAAAAATACGAACCCATTCTGATTGGAATAGACAAAACCGGGCGATGGTATCGGTTTGACAGCTCCGAGGCCCTTCTGAGCGGCGACCCGGGAAAGATTCCTCTGAGTTCATCAGGTGAGGAACTGGCTTTGGTGCCCGGAGTGGACAGCAGTCAGTTGATTCATCTTGCTGACCGAAGCAATCCGGGACAGATCGATGTGGCGTTTCCGGTCCTGCATGGCACATACGGGGAGGACGGCACGGTGCAGGGCATGTTGAAGCTAGCCAATATTCCGTTTGTCGGCGCATCCGTATTGGGTTCTGCGGTGGGCATGGACAAGGATGTTACAAAAAGGCTGTTGAAGTCGGATGGGATCCCCGTTGCAGATTTCAGGGCCTTTGGCTACGGAGAGCAGAAGGACGTTGATTTTGAAGAGATATCCGAAAAACTGGGAATGCCTGTGTTTGTCAAGCCTGCCAATATGGGATCTTCCGTCGGCGTCAGCAAAGCTTACGACCGTAAGGGACTGAAAGAGGCCATTCAAAAAGCATTCCGATACGATACAAAAATCATCATTGAGGAGAATATCAGCGGGCGGGAGTTGGAATGCTCTGTATTGGGCAATGAAAATCCCATTGCCTCACTGCCCGGTGAGATTTTGCCCCGGATGGAGTTTTATACCTATGAGGCAAAGTATATGGATGAAAACGGGGCCGCCCTGGAGATCCCGGCCAGGCTCTCCGGGCAGGAAACGGAACGGGTCCGGGAGTGTGCCCTCAGGGCCTACCGGTCTCTGTGCTGCGAGGGAATGGCCAGGGTGGATCTGTTCCGAAAGGAAAATGGGGAAATTGTGGTAAATGAAATCAATACCATTCCGGGCTTTACCAGGATCAGCATGTATCCCAAGCTCTGGGAAGTAAGCGGCCTGTCCTACGGCGAATTGATTGACCGGCTGATCGGACTTGCCCTGGAGCGCTTTAAAAGGGAACAGGCGCTGAAAACAAATGTAGAAATATAA
- a CDS encoding HD domain-containing protein produces the protein MDKERLKKQIDFIVEIDKAKHILRRTVLMDKSRRENDAEHSWHLAVMAILLKEYAAEDVDLEKVLKMVLVHDLVEIDAGDTYCYDAEANLDKRDRELCAADRLFAILPEDQEKEVRGLWEEFEDCTTPEAEFAASLDRFQPFLHNLYTDGHTWKNGVTSGMVRDRMAEVRCGAPELWEIADRKIDECVERGILKE, from the coding sequence ATGGATAAGGAAAGACTGAAAAAACAAATTGATTTTATCGTGGAAATCGACAAGGCAAAGCATATTCTGCGGCGGACCGTTTTAATGGATAAATCCAGAAGGGAAAACGATGCCGAGCATTCCTGGCATCTTGCGGTTATGGCTATTTTACTGAAAGAGTATGCAGCGGAGGATGTGGATCTGGAAAAAGTCCTGAAGATGGTATTGGTACACGACCTTGTTGAAATTGATGCGGGGGATACTTACTGCTATGATGCAGAGGCCAATCTGGATAAACGGGACCGGGAGCTGTGCGCTGCGGACCGGCTCTTTGCCATTCTTCCGGAGGATCAGGAAAAGGAAGTCCGTGGCCTGTGGGAGGAGTTTGAAGACTGCACCACTCCGGAAGCGGAGTTTGCTGCTTCCCTGGATCGCTTCCAGCCCTTCCTTCATAACTTATATACGGATGGGCACACATGGAAGAACGGGGTGACCAGCGGCATGGTGCGGGACCGCATGGCGGAAGTGCGCTGCGGTGCCCCGGAGCTGTGGGAGATCGCCGACCGGAAAATAGATGAATGTGTGGAGAGAGGAATTTTGAAGGAATAG
- the wrbA gene encoding NAD(P)H:quinone oxidoreductase: MAEAVAEGARQVEGAEVTIKQVPETLPQEVQEKTGIAQAHKAFAHIPVAKPEELADYDAILFGAPTRFGMIASQMKAFLDGTGGLWAKRALVDKIGSVFTSTGTQHGGQEATILSMHTVLLNHGMLIAGLPYAFEGQSRMDEITGCSPYGASTIAGGDSSRIPSENELDGARYQGKRVAQLARKLAD, translated from the coding sequence ATGGCGGAAGCCGTTGCGGAAGGCGCCCGGCAGGTGGAAGGTGCGGAAGTAACCATTAAGCAGGTTCCGGAAACTCTTCCGCAGGAAGTGCAGGAAAAAACCGGGATCGCACAGGCTCATAAGGCGTTTGCCCATATCCCGGTTGCCAAACCGGAGGAACTGGCGGATTACGATGCCATTCTTTTCGGAGCGCCGACCCGGTTCGGTATGATTGCCTCCCAGATGAAAGCTTTCCTGGATGGAACGGGAGGTCTTTGGGCCAAAAGGGCCCTGGTGGACAAGATCGGCAGCGTATTTACCAGTACCGGTACCCAGCATGGCGGGCAGGAAGCCACCATATTGAGCATGCATACGGTGCTGCTGAATCATGGCATGCTGATTGCCGGCCTTCCCTATGCCTTTGAGGGCCAGAGCCGGATGGATGAGATTACCGGGTGCTCCCCCTATGGTGCATCCACCATTGCAGGCGGGGACAGCAGCCGGATTCCCAGTGAAAATGAGCTGGATGGCGCCCGCTATCAGGGAAAGCGCGTGGCGCAGCTGGCAAGGAAACTGGCAGATTAG
- a CDS encoding glycerophosphodiester phosphodiesterase — protein sequence MEKLIDRKSPLLFSHRGGAGLFPENTILAYRQSVEQFHADMVELDIHMSADGELVVIHDNTVDRTTNGTGTVRDMPLKEIRKLDAGWRFTADGGKTYPYRGKGITIPTLREVFSALKDYEVGINIEIKKHYRNIENKLYNLITGFHMADRVIVVSGHRSVMKRFRKINRRGIVTAADAVEGVKVYLLQKMHMGHLYRPMGEALQVPFRFKGMVQVATESLVSLCRENGIRLHVWTINDGYTMKKLLDWKVDGIITDYPDRLYQLFREYGYK from the coding sequence ATGGAGAAGTTGATTGATCGAAAGAGCCCGCTGCTTTTTTCACACCGGGGTGGAGCCGGGCTTTTCCCGGAAAATACAATATTGGCCTATCGGCAGTCTGTGGAGCAGTTTCACGCGGATATGGTGGAATTGGACATCCACATGTCCGCGGACGGGGAGCTGGTCGTGATTCATGACAATACGGTGGACCGTACGACCAACGGCACCGGAACGGTCCGGGACATGCCATTGAAGGAGATCCGGAAACTGGATGCCGGCTGGCGGTTTACCGCCGACGGAGGGAAAACCTACCCCTATCGGGGAAAGGGAATCACCATTCCCACTCTGCGGGAAGTTTTTTCGGCTCTGAAAGACTATGAGGTCGGCATCAACATTGAGATCAAGAAGCATTACCGGAATATTGAGAACAAATTGTACAACCTGATTACCGGCTTCCATATGGCGGACCGGGTGATCGTTGTCTCCGGGCACCGTTCCGTGATGAAGCGGTTTCGGAAGATCAACAGAAGAGGCATTGTGACGGCGGCGGATGCCGTGGAGGGTGTAAAGGTTTATCTGTTGCAGAAAATGCATATGGGTCATCTTTACCGGCCCATGGGGGAAGCCCTCCAGGTGCCTTTTCGATTCAAGGGTATGGTACAGGTTGCAACCGAATCCCTGGTGTCGCTATGCAGGGAAAACGGAATCAGGCTGCATGTATGGACCATCAATGACGGCTACACAATGAAAAAGCTTCTGGACTGGAAGGTGGACGGCATCATTACAGATTATCCGGATCGGTTGTATCAGCTGTTTCGGGAATACGGATATAAGTAA
- a CDS encoding Ldh family oxidoreductase, giving the protein MMDKVCWIDFDTMEQFMVDVFRGVGVPEQDAKTCAQVLITSDKRGIDSHGTGRLKPIYVDRINEGIINPVTKVDVVKEGPTTAVLDGNNGMGQVIGTKAMGMAIDKAEKYGMGMVAVRNSNHYGIAGYYALMAAEKGMIGMTGTNARPSIAPTFGTENMLGTNPLTFGMPTDEAFPFVLDCATSIAQRGKIEVYSRQGKQLPEGWVIGKDGKPRTDTEQVLKDLVTGGAALAPLGGIGEDLAGYKGYGYATVVEILSAALQGGRFLKALSGMDHGKKVQYHLGHFFLAINVEAFISLEEFRKTTGDILRELRASRKAPGEERIYTAGEKEYLAWQFRKDKGVPVNVSLQKDLIALKKDLNLTQYHFEFE; this is encoded by the coding sequence ATGATGGACAAGGTATGTTGGATTGATTTTGACACAATGGAACAATTTATGGTGGATGTATTTCGGGGGGTCGGCGTTCCGGAGCAGGATGCCAAAACCTGTGCGCAGGTGCTGATCACTTCGGACAAAAGAGGAATTGATTCCCACGGCACCGGACGGCTGAAGCCCATTTATGTGGACCGGATCAACGAAGGGATCATCAATCCGGTCACGAAGGTGGATGTGGTAAAGGAAGGCCCCACCACAGCAGTACTGGACGGCAACAACGGAATGGGTCAGGTCATAGGAACGAAAGCCATGGGAATGGCCATCGATAAGGCAGAAAAATATGGAATGGGTATGGTGGCGGTACGGAATTCCAATCATTACGGGATTGCCGGCTATTATGCATTAATGGCTGCGGAAAAGGGTATGATTGGAATGACCGGTACCAATGCCAGACCATCCATTGCACCGACCTTCGGTACGGAAAACATGCTGGGTACCAATCCACTTACCTTTGGGATGCCGACCGATGAAGCGTTTCCGTTTGTGCTGGACTGCGCCACTTCCATTGCCCAGAGAGGGAAAATCGAAGTCTATTCCCGGCAGGGAAAGCAGCTGCCGGAAGGATGGGTCATCGGGAAGGATGGCAAGCCCCGGACGGATACGGAGCAGGTACTGAAGGATCTGGTGACAGGCGGAGCGGCGCTGGCGCCACTTGGCGGCATAGGAGAAGATCTGGCAGGCTACAAGGGTTACGGTTATGCCACGGTGGTGGAGATTCTGTCTGCGGCTCTTCAGGGCGGCAGATTCCTGAAGGCATTGTCCGGTATGGATCATGGCAAAAAGGTTCAGTATCATCTGGGACATTTCTTCCTTGCCATCAACGTGGAGGCATTCATTTCCCTGGAGGAATTCAGGAAGACCACCGGAGATATCCTGAGAGAGCTGCGGGCATCCAGGAAGGCGCCGGGCGAGGAACGGATTTACACAGCCGGGGAGAAAGAATATCTGGCCTGGCAGTTCCGGAAGGATAAGGGAGTTCCGGTGAATGTGTCCCTGCAGAAGGATCTCATTGCGCTGAAAAAGGATCTGAACCTGACCCAATATCATTTTGAATTTGAGTAA
- a CDS encoding AAA family ATPase: protein MRPIRLEIEGLQSFREKQAIDFTTLSETGLFGIFGPTGSGKSTILDAVTFALYGRVERAYRGTQGIIHANMNHVRVSFTFGLKKGSREKVYRAERMYRRKKDTASCEPRIARLIEVNETGEIPLSDKATDVTARVEELIGLNHDDFVRAVVLPQNRFQEFLMLDTSKRREMLERIFYLEEYGQQLTDRIRKKADHLGKKLDHVRGILSELGDASDEAVEEANRRVDAAQADQEKASRILKAAEAEYQSAKELWQLMQDAELLDRQEQAHAVRKEPMAAKEAALQKAIQAEGLVGMIQKHRRTAALLKKAQKELDQAEALLPATAAEMDKIRKRQEKVRAEAEERRPQLMEARTRLTDALSLLDSIEEDTRKLKGIIEKKKGLDSRIQEMDRQIRRKKQEWQRTDHRWNEIREEMNSLTVDPDYRQAMQAGASLQAELQTAEREFHRSTEKRERLADRIGKLKQQEAERLEQLESEKKEIRRLMEKEEKQKKAKPGDRDVCMEQTRKLNRLQSLCVELKREAEDMASLQGKEKKLLEDREKAVRKREKAAAQQKEAAEETERCRARAEEQEKVLRQHSAWMLSGNLKEGEPCPVCGSLHHPQVAGTAGRADIAAAEQEAAAAGDRVRAAEDKVHARERDLLIAEEQIRSLENTQKQIQDEKSGARDRYCRKAADLPERLRHCRPDSLQEDIRAEWKRVEETLQSIDAWETSCRKLQNVIQKGKEVLSKRSSAAESIAAQRKVNEENLSQAEEECREASRKWEEKKTAFAEFLQTRPGKSPSEELKRIADQDRKFRSRSREADQLQKTVRESREILDQWTEEHSGLEKQAEALELERENREQSVSGRKDKIRQVSPDGRIREGIQRINKQLDAFIREEKQCREKQESLQSLYQEQVAGQNALRNQKEIHAHDYDKEEAELKDARAEKGFSDDREAEKAALPEESRKKLEEECREYRKETDNLQAQRRVLESRRKGRVLTEEQWNGIAGRYQQAVKQDQSDSARYEVEKLRKQDLMQKHRRWIAWNGVQEKLSEKLGLLEQIQKLLKGDKGKDNSFVDYVAEERLRYVAAEASEILGHITRYKYALELDVNEGFRIRDNGNGGISRMVTSLSGGEIFLTSLSLALALSEQIQLKGQSPLEFFFLDEGFGALDKQLLDMVMDSLERLSTKERVIGLISHVSELQDRISRRLIVDPPSSQGEGSRVRIVKA, encoded by the coding sequence ATGAGGCCAATCCGGCTGGAGATTGAAGGACTGCAGAGCTTTCGGGAGAAGCAGGCCATTGATTTCACAACCCTGAGCGAGACCGGCTTATTCGGTATTTTTGGCCCGACAGGCAGCGGCAAATCCACCATACTGGATGCCGTCACCTTCGCTCTGTACGGCAGGGTGGAGCGGGCCTACAGGGGGACACAGGGAATTATTCATGCCAATATGAATCATGTCCGTGTATCCTTTACATTTGGGCTGAAGAAGGGCAGCCGGGAGAAAGTGTATCGCGCGGAGCGGATGTATCGGCGGAAAAAGGATACAGCATCCTGTGAGCCCCGGATTGCCCGGCTGATAGAAGTAAATGAGACCGGGGAGATTCCTCTTTCGGATAAGGCGACGGACGTAACCGCCAGGGTGGAGGAATTGATCGGCCTGAACCACGATGACTTTGTACGGGCGGTGGTTTTGCCTCAGAATCGGTTTCAGGAATTCCTGATGCTGGACACTTCAAAACGGCGGGAAATGCTGGAGCGGATCTTTTATCTGGAGGAGTACGGGCAGCAGCTGACCGATCGGATAAGAAAAAAGGCGGATCATCTGGGTAAAAAACTGGATCATGTCCGGGGGATCCTGTCCGAATTGGGGGATGCTTCCGATGAAGCCGTGGAGGAAGCCAACCGGCGGGTGGATGCCGCACAGGCCGATCAGGAAAAGGCGAGCCGGATCCTAAAGGCTGCGGAAGCGGAATACCAGAGTGCAAAGGAACTCTGGCAGCTGATGCAGGATGCGGAGCTCCTGGACAGGCAGGAGCAGGCCCATGCAGTCCGGAAGGAACCAATGGCTGCAAAAGAGGCAGCCCTTCAGAAAGCCATTCAGGCAGAAGGCCTGGTGGGGATGATCCAAAAGCATCGCAGAACCGCTGCCCTTTTGAAGAAAGCCCAAAAGGAACTGGACCAGGCGGAAGCTTTGCTTCCCGCCACGGCTGCGGAAATGGACAAAATCCGCAAGCGGCAGGAGAAGGTCCGGGCCGAAGCGGAGGAGCGGCGTCCACAGCTGATGGAAGCCCGTACCCGGCTGACGGATGCTCTTTCCCTGCTGGACTCCATAGAAGAGGATACCAGGAAGCTGAAAGGGATCATTGAGAAGAAAAAAGGTCTGGACAGCAGGATTCAGGAAATGGATCGGCAAATCCGGCGGAAAAAGCAGGAATGGCAGCGGACAGACCATAGATGGAACGAAATCCGCGAGGAAATGAATTCCCTTACCGTGGATCCGGATTACCGGCAGGCCATGCAGGCCGGCGCCTCCCTTCAGGCTGAGCTTCAGACGGCAGAACGGGAATTTCACAGGAGTACGGAAAAAAGGGAACGGCTGGCGGACCGGATTGGGAAGCTGAAGCAGCAGGAGGCAGAGCGTCTGGAACAGCTGGAAAGCGAAAAGAAGGAAATCCGGCGCCTGATGGAAAAAGAGGAAAAGCAGAAGAAGGCAAAGCCGGGGGACCGGGATGTCTGCATGGAGCAAACCCGGAAGCTGAACCGCCTGCAGTCCCTGTGCGTTGAGCTGAAACGGGAAGCGGAGGATATGGCTTCCCTTCAGGGAAAAGAAAAGAAACTGCTGGAGGACAGGGAAAAGGCCGTCCGGAAGAGGGAAAAAGCAGCGGCGCAGCAGAAAGAGGCTGCAGAAGAGACAGAAAGGTGCAGAGCCCGGGCAGAAGAACAGGAAAAGGTTTTGAGACAACATTCCGCCTGGATGCTTTCTGGAAATCTGAAGGAGGGCGAGCCCTGTCCGGTCTGTGGGTCCCTTCATCATCCGCAGGTTGCCGGAACGGCCGGCAGGGCGGATATCGCAGCCGCGGAGCAGGAGGCAGCAGCTGCCGGGGATCGGGTCCGCGCCGCGGAAGATAAAGTGCATGCCAGGGAAAGGGATCTGCTGATTGCAGAGGAACAGATCCGCAGCCTGGAGAATACGCAGAAGCAGATTCAGGACGAAAAATCCGGCGCAAGGGACCGCTATTGCAGAAAGGCGGCGGATTTGCCGGAACGGCTCCGGCATTGCAGGCCGGATTCGCTTCAGGAGGATATCCGGGCGGAATGGAAACGGGTGGAGGAAACGCTGCAGTCCATCGATGCCTGGGAGACATCCTGCCGAAAGCTTCAGAATGTCATCCAGAAGGGGAAGGAAGTTTTATCAAAACGAAGTTCCGCTGCAGAGTCCATTGCCGCACAGCGAAAAGTGAATGAGGAAAACCTTTCCCAGGCGGAGGAAGAGTGCAGGGAGGCATCCCGGAAATGGGAGGAGAAAAAGACAGCCTTTGCGGAGTTCCTGCAGACCCGGCCGGGTAAAAGCCCCTCGGAGGAGCTGAAGAGAATTGCCGATCAGGACCGGAAGTTCCGCAGCCGGTCCCGGGAAGCGGATCAATTGCAGAAGACCGTGCGGGAGAGCCGGGAAATTCTGGATCAATGGACGGAGGAGCACAGCGGGCTGGAAAAGCAGGCAGAAGCACTGGAGCTGGAACGGGAAAACAGGGAGCAGTCCGTTTCCGGGAGGAAGGATAAGATTCGGCAGGTTTCCCCCGATGGGCGGATCCGGGAGGGAATCCAGCGGATCAACAAACAGCTGGACGCTTTTATCCGGGAGGAAAAGCAATGCCGGGAAAAGCAGGAGTCCCTTCAGAGCCTGTATCAGGAGCAGGTTGCCGGACAAAACGCCCTGAGGAACCAAAAGGAAATCCACGCCCATGATTATGACAAGGAAGAGGCGGAATTAAAGGACGCAAGAGCAGAGAAAGGCTTTTCTGACGACCGGGAAGCCGAAAAGGCAGCTCTTCCTGAAGAGAGCCGGAAGAAGCTGGAGGAAGAATGCAGGGAGTACCGGAAGGAAACGGATAACCTTCAGGCGCAGCGCCGGGTACTGGAGAGCCGGAGGAAAGGCCGGGTTCTCACGGAAGAGCAATGGAACGGGATTGCCGGACGGTATCAGCAGGCCGTGAAACAGGATCAGTCCGATTCCGCACGCTATGAAGTGGAAAAGCTCAGAAAGCAGGATCTGATGCAGAAACACCGGCGTTGGATTGCCTGGAATGGGGTTCAGGAGAAGCTTTCAGAGAAGCTGGGACTGCTGGAACAGATTCAGAAGCTGTTGAAAGGCGATAAGGGAAAAGACAACAGCTTTGTGGACTATGTTGCGGAGGAACGGCTGCGTTATGTGGCAGCGGAGGCATCTGAGATTCTTGGCCATATTACCCGGTATAAATATGCCCTGGAGCTGGATGTTAATGAAGGATTCCGGATTCGGGACAATGGCAACGGCGGAATCTCCAGAATGGTGACTTCGCTGTCCGGAGGAGAAATTTTCCTGACCTCCCTGTCCCTTGCCCTGGCTTTGTCCGAACAGATCCAGCTGAAAGGGCAGAGTCCCCTGGAATTTTTCTTTCTGGATGAAGGCTTCGGAGCTTTGGATAAACAACTGCTGGATATGGTAATGGACTCTTTGGAACGGCTCAGCACAAAGGAAAGGGTGATCGGGCTCATCAGCCATGTTTCGGAGCTGCAGGACCGCATTTCCAGACGCCTGATTGTGGATCCGCCCTCTTCTCAGGGAGAAGGAAGCCGGGTGCGGATCGTAAAGGCTTAA